GCTCCGGCCGCCGCCGGCCCCGACATCCACGTCGGCAGCCCCGACTACGGCGTCCGCACCGTCGAGTTCCGCCCCGGCTCCGAGACCGCGATCGCGCTCGCCGCCGCCCGCGCCGACGTCATCCGGCTCGAGTTCTCCGTGGCCGTGCCGACGGTGGGGGCGCTCGCCCGGGTGGTCGCGCTCGTCGAGGAGGCCGTGGCCGACGCCGGCCGCGACCGCGCCGAGGTGCGGGTGGTGCTGGACCTCGAGGTCGTGCTCGCGTCGGACGAGCGCACCGCCCGCCGCAAGCGCTCGCACCTCGAGTACCTCGACGCCCTCTCCGGCCTGGGCTGGTCGCCCGCCGCGACCCGGGTCGTCACCACGCCGGCCCTGCTGGCCGCCGAGGTGCGCGAGCTCGCGCGCCGCGCCGGTGTCGACGGCGTGGTCCTGCTCCCGCTCGCGGGCGGCCCGGCGGCCGAGGACGAGCTCCGCGCCCTCGTCGCCTGACCCTGCCCTCACCCGCCCCGGCACCCGCGCCTCCCCGCCCCCTCGCCCCCTCCCTCTTCCGCCGTTCGGATCCGTTCGTGCGGACTCGCCGGGCGCGTCGGTGCGAACGGATCCGAACCGCGGGATGCGGGGATGGCTCCGTGGGGCGGGCGGGCGGGTCGGTGCGTGGCCCCGGGTGTCAGGCCGGGAGCGTGTCGAGGGCCTGGGCGAGGTCGTCGTGCAGGTCCGCCACGTCCTCGAGGCCCACGGACAGCCGCACCGTGGACTCCGCGATGCCGACCGCCGCGCGCCCGGCCGGGCCGAGCTTGCGGTGCGTGGTCGTCGCCGGGTGCGTGACCAGGGACTTCGCGTCGCCCAGGTTGTTCGAGATGTCGATGACCCGCAGCGCGTCGAGCACGGCGAACGTCGCGCGCTTCGCCTCGTCCGGCCCCGCGTCCTCCGGCACCCGCAGCCCGAACGTCACGACCGTCCCGCCGCCGTCCTGCTGCGCCAGCGCGAGGGCGTGCTGCGGGTGGGACGGCAGGTACGGGTAGCGCACGCCGGACACGGCGGGGTGCTCCTCCAGCCAGCCGGCCAGCGCGAGGGCGGACGCGGTCTGGTGGCGGACCCGCAGCGACAGCGTCTCCAGGCCCTTGAGCAGCACCCACGCGTTGAACGCCGACAGCGACGGCCCGGTGTTGCGGATCAGCGTCTGCACCGGTCCGTGCACGTACGCGTCGGTGCCGAGGATCGCCCCGCCGAGCACCCGCCCCTGCCCGTCGATGTGCTTGGTCGCCGAGTAGACGACCACGTCCGCGCCGAGCTCCAGGGGCCGCGACAGCACCGGGGTGGCGAACACGTTGTCGACGACGACGACCGCCCCGGCGGCGTGCGCGAGCCGGCTGACGGCCGCGATGTCGACGAGGTCCTGCATCGGGTTCGACGGGGTCTCGAAGAACACCACGTCGGCGGGGGTCGCGAGCGCCGCCTCCCACTGCTCCGGGACGTGCCCGTCCACGTAGTCGGTGCGCACGCCCCAGCCCGCGAGGACCTCGTCGAAGATCACCACGGAGGACCCGAACAGCGCCCGGGCGGCGACGACGCGCGACCCGGAGCGGACCAGGGCGGCGAGCGCCGTGAACACCGCGGACATGCCGGACGCGGTGGCGTAGCAGGCCTCGGCACCCTCCAGCAGCCGCAGCCGCTCCTCGAACGTCGACACCGTCGGGTTGCCGTAGCGGGAGTACAGGAACCGATCGGCCTCACCCGCGAACGCCGCCTCGGCGTCGGCGGCGCGCTCGTAGACGTAGCCCTGCGTGAGGAACAGCGCCTCGGACGTCTCCTGGAACCCGGACCGGACCGTGCCGCCGCGCACGGCGAGCGAGTCGGGGCGCAGCGACGCCCGGGGGAGCCGCTCGTCGCGCCAGTCGCCGGGTCCGGGGGCGGGCCTCACGCGTCCCGCCACGGCAGGCCGGCGGCGCGCCAGCCGGTGTGCCCGCGGCGCCCGTCGGGGCCGACGTCGCCCTCGAAGCCGGTCAGCACGTTGTACGCCGGGCCGAGGCCCGCGGCGGTCGCCGTCGTCGCGGCGGCCACCGACCGGACGCCCGAACGGCACAGGAACACCACCGGGCGCGGCTCGCCCGCGACGATCCCCGCGGCCGCGAGCCCGTCGAGGAACGCGGGGTTGGGGCGGCCGGTCCCGTCGGTCCACTCGACGAACGCGGTCCGCTCGTCGCCGTCGGCGAGCTCCGCGGTGTCCGGGACGCCGATCGTCTGCCACTCGCCCTCCGTGCGGACGTCCACGAGGACGGCGCGCGGGTCGGACGCCAGCAGGTCCCAGGCCTCCCGCGGGGTGAGGTCACCCGCGTACGGGGCGCTCACGCCGGCACCACCCGGGCACGCGCGGCCTCGGGCAGGACGAGCGCCTGGGCGACGACCACCCGCTCGCCGTCGAAGGTCGCGGCGGGGCTGCCGTGCAGCACGTAGCCCTCGTCGAGGGCGGCGCTCACCCGCTCGCAGAACGTGCGGTCGTCCGGCCCGGTCAGCAGCCGGTAGCGCAGGCGGTCGTCGGTCGTCGTCATGCTCTCCTCCATCGGACCTGGCGGAAGCACCCTCGGCCGGCCCGTGCTCGTGGGAGCCCCGGGCCGCGGGTTGCTGCGGCGTCGACGAGCCAGATCTCTCGGCCGCTCTGGATGGTGCGGCGATGCTACGCCATGCCCCGGGCCCCCGGGGCGGGTGAGGCCGCACTGTGGACGACGGTTGACACCCGCGCGGACCGCGCCGCATCCTACGGGCGTAGGTCATGAGCGCCAGCGCGAAGCCCCGGCTCGCTGGCCGGCAACCCTCCCACCGCGGCGGGGTGCCCCGGGTGACGACCTGGCCGTCCACCGACCGGTGGCCGGCAAGCGCGGGGTCGCCCGGTCGGTGACCGGGCCCCCACCGAGATCCACCGGGGGTCCTCCCATGTCCGTCAGCACCCTGTCCTGCGCCACCGCCCTGCTGCCCGTGGTCGGGGGTGACACGCCCGTCCCGCTGGTCGACGGCCGGTCGGTGCCGTACGCCAACCTCGACTACGCCGCGTCCGCACCCGCCCTGGAGGCGGTGGCCACCCGCGTCGTCGAGGTGCTGCCGCTGTACGCGTCGGTGCACCGCGGCGCCGGGTACCTGTCCCAGGTGTCGACCGCCCTGTACGAGGCGTCCCGCGCGGCGGTCGCCCGGTTCGCCGGCGCCCGGCCCGACGACGTCGCCGTCATCACCCGGAACACCACCGACGCGCTGAACCTGCTGGCCGGCTGCGTCCCGGAGGGCGGGCGCGTGCTCGTGCTGGACGTCGAGCACCACGCGAACCTGCTGCCCTGGGTGCGGTCTGTGCGCGGGTCGGGCCGGGTCGCGACGATCCTGCCGGTGGCGGCGACCGTCGCGGAGACGCTCGCGTCGCTCCGCGCGGAGCTCGCCCGGCAGCCGTACGCGCTCGTCACGGTGACCGGGGCCTCCAACGTGACCGGGGAGTCGCTGCCGCTGGCGTCCGTGGTCGCGCTCGCGCAGGAGGGTGGGGCGCGGGTCGCGGTCGACGGGGCGCAGCTGCTGCCGCACCGGGCGTTCTCGCTCGCGGAGTCGGGGGTCGACTACGTGGCGTTCTCCGGGCACAAGACGTACGCGCCGTTCGGCGCCGGCGCGCTCGTCGGCCGGCGCGACTGGCTGGACGCCGGCACGCCGTACCTCGCGGGCGGCGGCGCCGTCCGGGACGTGCGCACCGACCGCACGCTGTGGCAGCCGGCGCCCGCCCGGCACGAGGGCGGCTCCCCGAACGTGCTGGGCGCGGTGGCGCTCGCGGAGGCGTGCGACGCCCTGTCCGCCCTGCCCGAGGGCGCGCTGGCGGCGCACGAGTCGGCGCTGCGCGACCGGCTGCTCGACGGCCTCGCGGCGGTCCCCGGCGTGCGGGTGCTGCGGCTGTGGCCGGACTCCGCCGACCCGGTCGGCGTCGTGTCGTTCACCGTGGGGGAGCACGACCCGGGCCTCGTCGCCGCGTACCTCTCGGCCGAGCACGGGGTGGGCGTCCGCGACGGCCGGTTCTGCGCGCACCCGCTGCTGGCGCGCGTCGGCGTGACGGGCGGTGCGGTCCGGGCGTCGGTCGGGGTCGGGACGACGGCCGAGGTCGTGGACCGGCTGCTCGACGGCCTGCGCGCCTTCGTCGAGCACGGCCCGCGCGCCCGCTACGAGGTCGTCGACGGCTGCTGGGCGGTGGCCGACGACCCGCGTCCGCGGCCGGCGGTCACGGGCATCGAGTCCATCGCGGCGACGGCGGCGGCCGCGTGCGGCCCGGCCGTGGAGGTCTGAGCCCGTCAGTCCACCGTCACGCCGAGGTGCGCGGCGAGCACCTCGGACAGGTCCAGGAGCTGCTCGCGGCTGATCGTCGTGCCCCGCAGGCCCGCGATCCCGTCGACGCCGGCGAGCTCGGCGCCCCGCAGGTCGGTGTCGCGGAGCTGGGCGCGCGTGACGTCGAGCCGGCCGACGCGGCAGTCCGCGAACGTCACGCGGGCGGCGCGCACGCCCGCGAGGTCCAGGTCCCCGATCGTGCAGCCGGTGAACCGCAGGTCCTGCACCCGGGAGTCGCGCAGGTTGAGGTAGTCGATCTTGCCGCCCTCGACGGTCACCCGGTCCCAGGTGCCGCCGAACGCCTCGACGGCGCCGAACCGGCACCCCCGCAGCGCGACGTCCCGCCACGAGCCCCCGCGCGCACGCACGGCGCCCGCCCGGCAGTCCGCGAGCGTGGTGTCGACGAGGCGCGCGTGGTCGAGGGTCGCGCCCTCCAGGTCGCAGCCCCGCAGCAGGCACTCGACGAGCCGGGCGCCCTCGCCGTCGGCACCGGAGAGGTCGAGGCCGTCGAGCAGCAGGCGGTCGTAGTCGCCCTCCGGCTGCCAGGTCCCGGTCCAGGGCTCCAGCACGTCCTCGCGGGGGGTGGTCATGCGCCCACCCTCCCACCCGCCACCCACAGCCCCGCGCGCCCACGCGCCCGCCCGCCCGCGCACCCGCCCGCCCGCCCCCTCCCGCGCACCCCCTCGCGCCGAGAAGCCAGGACACGCCCGGGATCCGGGCCGCAGCGCCCGCGTGTCCTGGACTCTCGACGCAGCACTCGCGCACGGGGAGGGAGCGCCCGCGCGCTCACGTTCAGGCCCGCGCTCAGCCGCTCTTGCTCTGGCCCTCACGCCGAGATGCCAGGACGCGCCCGGGATTCGGGCGCCGGCGCCCGCGTGTCCTGGACTCTCGGCGCGGCGCCCGCGCACGGGAGGGAGCGCCCGCGCCCGGGCCCGCGCGCTCACGCTCAGGCCTGCGATCAACCCTCACCCTCTGGCCCTCATGCCGAGACGCCAGGACACGCCCGGGGTTCCAGACGCGGCGTCCGCGTGTCCTGGACTCTCGGCGCGGTGCTCGCGCGCGCGGGGGTCGGCGCGGGGCACGCGCACGGGAGGCAGCGCGCACGCGCGCGGCCTGGCCCCCCGTGCGGTCCCGTCAGCGCAGGGGGCGGACGTCCGAGACGAGGTGCAGCTTGCCTCGCTTCGCGTCCCAGGCGGTGACCGTCCAGCCCTCATCGGTCGGGGCGGTCCGCACCGCCGGGGACGACGGCAGCAGCACCGGCGCGGTGAACTCGACGTCCCACGCGTACGCCGGCCCCCGCCGCGCCCCGACCGCGGCGAGCGCCCGGGCGGCGGTGTCCATGCCGTGGGCGATCGCCCGGGGGAACCCGAGCGCCCGCGCGGTGAGCGGGGACAGGTGGATGGGGTTCGCGTCGCCGGACACGGCGGCGTAGCGGCGGCCGGTGTCCGCGGCGAGCGCCCACCGGCCCGTGGGGACCGGGGGCTCGAACGGCGGTCGCGGCTCCTCCTCCGGGGCCTCGCCGGCGGCCCGGGACCCGACGGCGAGGTAGGTGGACACGCCGCGCCACGCGGGCGGGTCGGCGT
This is a stretch of genomic DNA from Cellulomonas sp. ES6. It encodes these proteins:
- a CDS encoding O-succinylhomoserine sulfhydrylase; the encoded protein is MRPAPGPGDWRDERLPRASLRPDSLAVRGGTVRSGFQETSEALFLTQGYVYERAADAEAAFAGEADRFLYSRYGNPTVSTFEERLRLLEGAEACYATASGMSAVFTALAALVRSGSRVVAARALFGSSVVIFDEVLAGWGVRTDYVDGHVPEQWEAALATPADVVFFETPSNPMQDLVDIAAVSRLAHAAGAVVVVDNVFATPVLSRPLELGADVVVYSATKHIDGQGRVLGGAILGTDAYVHGPVQTLIRNTGPSLSAFNAWVLLKGLETLSLRVRHQTASALALAGWLEEHPAVSGVRYPYLPSHPQHALALAQQDGGGTVVTFGLRVPEDAGPDEAKRATFAVLDALRVIDISNNLGDAKSLVTHPATTTHRKLGPAGRAAVGIAESTVRLSVGLEDVADLHDDLAQALDTLPA
- a CDS encoding rhodanese-like domain-containing protein encodes the protein MSAPYAGDLTPREAWDLLASDPRAVLVDVRTEGEWQTIGVPDTAELADGDERTAFVEWTDGTGRPNPAFLDGLAAAGIVAGEPRPVVFLCRSGVRSVAAATTATAAGLGPAYNVLTGFEGDVGPDGRRGHTGWRAAGLPWRDA
- a CDS encoding DUF1737 domain-containing protein — encoded protein: MTTTDDRLRYRLLTGPDDRTFCERVSAALDEGYVLHGSPAATFDGERVVVAQALVLPEAARARVVPA
- a CDS encoding aminotransferase class V-fold PLP-dependent enzyme, translated to MSVSTLSCATALLPVVGGDTPVPLVDGRSVPYANLDYAASAPALEAVATRVVEVLPLYASVHRGAGYLSQVSTALYEASRAAVARFAGARPDDVAVITRNTTDALNLLAGCVPEGGRVLVLDVEHHANLLPWVRSVRGSGRVATILPVAATVAETLASLRAELARQPYALVTVTGASNVTGESLPLASVVALAQEGGARVAVDGAQLLPHRAFSLAESGVDYVAFSGHKTYAPFGAGALVGRRDWLDAGTPYLAGGGAVRDVRTDRTLWQPAPARHEGGSPNVLGAVALAEACDALSALPEGALAAHESALRDRLLDGLAAVPGVRVLRLWPDSADPVGVVSFTVGEHDPGLVAAYLSAEHGVGVRDGRFCAHPLLARVGVTGGAVRASVGVGTTAEVVDRLLDGLRAFVEHGPRARYEVVDGCWAVADDPRPRPAVTGIESIAATAAAACGPAVEV
- a CDS encoding pentapeptide repeat-containing protein, translated to MTTPREDVLEPWTGTWQPEGDYDRLLLDGLDLSGADGEGARLVECLLRGCDLEGATLDHARLVDTTLADCRAGAVRARGGSWRDVALRGCRFGAVEAFGGTWDRVTVEGGKIDYLNLRDSRVQDLRFTGCTIGDLDLAGVRAARVTFADCRVGRLDVTRAQLRDTDLRGAELAGVDGIAGLRGTTISREQLLDLSEVLAAHLGVTVD